AGTAAACTTTTTGGGCTGTGCCTGTGATTACTTTTGTTTTCAATTGTATTTTTACTATCACATACTGTACTTCATTTTTTGTTCTTCGGTTCGTAACTTGAAAGTATAATCATGTCACCCGTACAGTTTCCTAGCTTTTCGGGCAGTGTGGCGTCAATGGCGTATAACCATAGTGGCCAACTTTTGGCAGTTGCTTCAAACTTTACTCATCAAGGAGCAGACAGAGTGTGAGtggctactaaatcacaaatcttcTTATTGCTTTATCATTAGTAACATTCTATTCATCTTGAATTTGTTAAGCACAACAACTACCATTAGTAACAGTCACATGCCTTCACCTATATTCAGTTATGCATGAAAAATGACTGCAAATGAGATTAGCATCGACTAGATATGTCTGCACTTGCAAGTTTAATGTGCAGTGTGCACATGTTGACTGGGCCCTACAAAAAAAGTTTCCTCATCATTATTGAGCTTGTTGGCAGCCTGAAACTTTATGCTAAACATTGTTCTTGCTACCCCGTCGACAAAATACCCTCTCTTGATTTTGGCTACATAGTTGCCCTAGTCTTAGCCCGGGTGTTGTGCACATTGATCATTGCGGGCTTATGATTGGCATCTGCCTTGGGTTTGGTGTCTGTTGCGCTTCTATCTGGAATATGGCATTTATCTGTTGTAGCACTATGGTCACTGGTGTGTCCTCCCTTGTCTTTtcggttctactccctccgttccaaattactcgtcgtggttttagttcaatttggaaatttggaacggagggagtataagaagaAAGCACGTGCTAGTCCGTTTTTTTGTTAAGCAGTTAACACCCTTGTGTGTTTTGTTTCTGTTGGTCAGGCTGGAGGTGGAGGGGCACCAGATATTTATCGAAACGATGCGGGATTCCAAAAGGAAGAAGTCTCCCTGAGAGTAGAAGCTCTCTTCTTACCCAGACCGATACAATTAATCGAGCTCTAACATTATTGAGCTGGGCAGAGTAGCATTCATGCCATCGTATGTTGTGTTTTGTTGTATGTATGTTTAGGCTTTGTTGTTGTCACATTACATAGGCGAGGATCCTGGTGTGCCTTGCCTTGACTCGAGCAAATGATTGTATTTTATATGCAGTTGTGTAGAGTTGTGACATTTTTTCAGATGCAAGTGTAGAGTTGAGCTTGATCCTGCAGGCGCAGCGCTGTATTTTTCCTTTTAACGCTAGAAACTGCATAGTACCAGATTAGAAGTAGGAAAAGAAAAAACACGCTTTGCCATGGCGGATACGTATTTGGGTTGCAATACGTCTTTACCAACGGCGAGGGTCAGAATCGATAAGGTTCAGAGAGCAGCTCAACGCAAAAACACGAACGCCTCTCTCCTCCCGCTTCACTCCGTTCCCCCACTGGCCATGGCGGAAACCCTGGCGGGCCTCCGGCTGGCCGCCTCCGCGGTCCCGCATCCACGGAGCCAACGACGCTCCTGCGCCGCGCCGCCCCACCAtcgcctcccccagctccggcgcgGCCGGCTCTGCGCCCGGGCGGCCGTCACGGGCGCGCCGGAGGTGGACGAGGACGAGGCCATGAGCATCGACAACCTCTGCAGCTTCTTCGACCTCAACGTCGGCAAGTGGAACGGCATCTTCTACGTACGTACGCGCCGCCCTCCGCCATTCATAACCCCCAAGGCCTCCCTGCTTCCGGGTCCGTAATTTTTGGTTAAGTATTTTTGTCTGTGTGCAGCAATTCGACGCGCACGGGAGGGTTCAGCAGGAGATCAGCACGCGGCTGTCCGCCAGCACCTACGGGGAGGGCGACCTCATCAGCCTCATGCAATCGTAATGCTCCCGGTGACACTGATGTTGATATTTTTACACCCCCACCTGCTCTGCTTCAGTTACTATGTTCACTCCTCTGCATCTTCAGTCAAGTCAAGCTCTAAGCTGATTTCTGCAAGCATTTTGACCATCCAGGGCCTACATTGCTACTTTTTGTGTGGATCCTATCCTCGGACCCTGATCCCTGAATGATGTATCTGCAATTGTGATTCGTTGTAGGCTGTATATCAAGCAGGCTACGTCCGGGATAACATTTGCGGACGAGGAGGATCCCGAACCAGAGTGGGCGGAGTACAAGATCAAGGAGACTAacatgttcactgtagataaatATCAGCAGGTGGGCTGAAGTTCGTGgacatttattttgtgttggctcCGAGGTCCGAGCATTCCTAAGGGGTTATATTGTTTAGTGCACAGATAGGGTTCTTTCCTGAGCAGAAGGCATTTGCGTTGAGATATCAGACTGCTGGAATGCTGGAGACTGTCCTTCGAGCCGGTGTGCTTGGAGAAGATGACACTGGTGAAGAATCCCCCAGGTAAACATTATTATGATTCCACTACCTTCGGCGTTTATCTGCATTATATGATGCCCTTACAGTATGATGCACTGCATCTGTTTTGACTTCATACAGAAACTTGAAGATTCCTTCTCGTAAACCATCTATTGTCTGTGAGAATTGTATTTACTCTCTTGATGGCAATGGTCGAGTAAGAGCTTTCCACATAATGGACCCAAATGGAGTGCTCGATACACTTATTGTTTTTCATGAAAATCAGGGCTCCATAGTGCCACTTACACACTCTTCAACTGATGATCCAGAGGTGAGTTCTCATGGTCAAGTGCTGTAATCTTCGTATCGATGAACTTACGACAGGGTCATGAAAAGGTATACCATTTATCCTTTGTCACTAGAATCCCAGCAACGATAGGATAAATGCTCTGCTTGGAAGGTGGGAGGGCCATTCTGTGACGAAGAGGAGCGGGGTGTATGGAGCAACGCTCGATGAAGCTGATACGGTTGTCCTCCTTGAAATGGACAATAATGGTCAGCTGGTTCAGGTATGTTTCGGAGTCAATGGTAGTGGTAACTCCAACAAATGTTTTAGAAAAATGGATCTAGATAACTGGGGCTGAACTTGTAGCTAATGGATTTCAAGGGTTGCATGGCGTGCGTGGATTGGTGTCTTATCTTTATCCATGCGGACATCAACATCTATTACATAACAGTGTGTCTTATAAGCACTAAAATAATTCCTGGTTAGACGAGCTAAAATTATGTAGTATTTTTTTATTCAATGTCAAAAGGTACTGCGGAAGAAATGTTTTCTAAGTATTGCTACATTTTCTTCAAAGACTATATATATATAAATTTGTTCAAAGACTTTTGTATCAATGGTTTCTTATCTTCATAGGATAATATATCAACGAAAACCGGAACTAGCACGACAACAACGATCCACTGGACAGGAGTAGCGAATAGCAACTTGCTTCAGTTTGATGGAGGATATGAGATTACTTTGCTACCTGGAGGGATGTACATGGGATATCCATCAGACATCAGCAAGTGCATTGAGCAGTTAGATCCTTTTAATTTGGAGTTTTGTTGGATGGAATCACCAGGAAAGAGGCAGCGGCTCGTGCGGACTTTCGACTCGGCTGGTCTGGCTGTTTCGTCGACCTACTTCTTAGAGACCAAAGTATGAGTCAGTGAGTCGAAGCTTTTCTTTGTACAAAACGTAATGCACCAATTTTATGAGCTTTTCAGTAATTTCACTGGCTAGTGTTGTCGTACGTTGATCAATACATGAtagataaatatatatatatatatatatatatatatatatatatatatatattgtttctATGGTAATACTTTTTTCTTGAAATATCGAGCTGCTGCTTCTTTCTTCTTTGGCTAAATTTTGTATTTGCATTCATAAACTAACTGATTTTCTAATTCTACTTTGGCATATAAATACATGGTAACCTTTAAATTTGCATATTTGTCTCTGCCCTTTCAAATGCCATCTTCGAATAGAATTGGTTTTGCTGACTACTGGAATGCGATCTGTATCTGAACTGGTAATGAACGTGATGGTAGTAGCGCGTTCTTCTATCTTTGTTTCAAAATCTTGGGAGTATAAAAAAAGTGTGGTCAAGGAATGGAGTGGATAAGTCGAAAGCAGGTCTAGGAACTCCGCGCTGTTCGTCAATAGACGATGTTTGTGACAAGTGCACAGTTTAATGTAGATGTTTGCAACATGTTAACAGTGTTATATTATGAAGATAATTTACATGTGAAATATAACTATACTACTTCCATCTGCCGAACCAAAATATTATTTATATATGTGATCAGTGTTAAGAGAAGTTTGAATGCACAATTTCCGAGCGCAGTCTGTTTCCAAACAGAGGTAGTAGAAGCTAATGCATCATGAATGATGGATTTGCATAAAATCAGGAGCTTGAATTtagggatgaaaacggagcggAAACGGACGAAATTGAGTGCTACCATATTTTTTTGCAGAAGCGGAAACAAATATAGAAACCCCGAAAATGAGACGGAAACATAAGTGGGTGTTGGCCGGAACTTAAAAAtcccttgaatcatagagaaatgcacacaaaaacaaacaaatttaATGAATTGGTTGCATGGCTAGAAAATAATATGATTATGTCAGCAACTTAGCATAAATAAAATCAGGAGCTTGAATTCcatcattttaatttgaacttTTATAATGCTGCCAAGGAGCCATCGTTGTGTTCTAGGGTTTGCGTGGTATGAATTGAAGAAACTCACACTTAAGGAAACCTATCTTGTTTCCATTTTGATGATACAGAAGCCTGTCTTGGTGTGACATAAATTCAGGAATATCTTGCTCAACATTACCATACttccattttgttttgtttttcaattACTATAATGAACAGGGACTGACAGCTAGAAGGTGATTAAAAACTACTAGGAATCGTATGGATTATTAATAACAGATAGATTGAGCGTAAGTCTTGTTTATCTACCAATTGCAGCAGCAGACGCGCTAAAAGAGCCTATTTGGCACCGAGCTGGACAGAGCTGTGGTTTGGTCAAACAAATTGATGTTTATATCATCTGGCCATGATGGCTGTAAAGTATATTTAGCCAGCAGCTTGGAAGAGGTCTGAAATATTAGTAGAAAAAAAAACACTTCAGATCAATGGGGTTATCTTTGGATTCAAGGACTAGAACTGACGCAGGGTCACAACGTCATCCCCACATCTACAGCCAGGTTTGGTCCACGTAAACTAGAACAAAACGTTGGTCCACGGTGTGGGGAGCGCGGCCGTGTGCGCAACGCccgttttttttcttcttccgagAAACGAGACTGAACCGGTGGGTCTTGAAATTGACAAAGTTATCACAGACGTCTCGTTATCGACCTGACCGTCGCCTGAAAGAATATTTCTTCTTTACGAGACGTCAAAGCGACAAACCCAAGGTTTTATCCCTAATGGGCTGGGATACCATTGCTCTCCTAACCATTTGGCTCTCTTCGCAATGCCGTTTTGATAATGCCCCTCCATGAGAATTAGAATCACAAATGTTGGACGATGAGTGCCCTCTCTCAGAAATCAGAATAATGATGCGGCTAGTTGTAGACAGCACGCGCGGATCCACTTAGCAAATTTTAGAGAGAATTAACCAGCAAGCGTATCGGGTATAATGAACTTAAGAGAAAAAAAATATAGTTAACGGCACGGCTCATCCACAgcttggatggagggagtagtctgCACTCTCCACTCTCCAGGTGTCCCTCGCCTCTAGTATTTCCTTCTGTGTCGGTCGGCAGGCGTCCCTGTCTCGCAGGTCTTCTCCCTCCTCATTGTACCGAGAAGCAGCAGCAGGAAAAAAAAAAGCCACGGCAATGGCCGATCGGCGAGGCGACGGCATGCACCAGCAGCCCCCTTACTCGTCGGGCCATCAGGAGCGGGtcttcgacggcggcggcggcagcagcggaggCCCGGCGTTCGGGAACGACTACGATCCTGGTTCATCCTACATGTCGCTTCTTGGCTCCGGCGTCAACCCCCAGCACTTGCTGCCGGCACCGCCGGCATGGGCGGTCGAGGAGGTGGCCCCGCCGACGATTAATCTCACTCCTCAGTTCTCCATGGTAAGCAAAGATCGTCTGCTACCTTCTCTGTTAATCTGGTGTTGGTCTCGCTGGTGCAAGTCAATGAAATGGAGAGGGTTTTGTGTGCTGCTATAGTAGCTAGCTAGAAGAAACCTTCTTCTCGACGCCAATTTCTTGAAACAGGAATTCCCCATTGATATGAGTTTTGTTTTATCCTGCTGTTTTTGTGAATTAATATATGCCATGGATTACTCCATAGAATGAATGATAATCTTGGTGTAAATAAAAGATCCATCTCAGGTCCTTTTTCTTGCGGGAATCGATAGGTTGCAAGGTTTACCATGGCGTTTAACTGCATCTTCTGATCGTACAGTAGTCATCCTACTTCCATAAGATTTAGATTTGCAGCAACAAATGTGAAGAACACACTGAGATAAAACCACACATTTTCACTTCATGCAGGCAAACTATGTGCCGACGTCGTCCTACCAGCAACAGCAGCACCAGACGGCTGCCTCCTTCGTGGCACCCCTCGCCGCCAATCTCCACCCCTaccagtcgtcgtcgtcgtcctacTTCCAGGCCGACCCGCTGCCGCAATGGCCT
Above is a window of Triticum dicoccoides isolate Atlit2015 ecotype Zavitan chromosome 5B, WEW_v2.0, whole genome shotgun sequence DNA encoding:
- the LOC119311890 gene encoding uncharacterized protein LOC119311890, giving the protein MAETLAGLRLAASAVPHPRSQRRSCAAPPHHRLPQLRRGRLCARAAVTGAPEVDEDEAMSIDNLCSFFDLNVGKWNGIFYQFDAHGRVQQEISTRLSASTYGEGDLISLMQSLYIKQATSGITFADEEDPEPEWAEYKIKETNMFTVDKYQQIGFFPEQKAFALRYQTAGMLETVLRAGVLGEDDTGEESPRNLKIPSRKPSIVCENCIYSLDGNGRVRAFHIMDPNGVLDTLIVFHENQGSIVPLTHSSTDDPENPSNDRINALLGRWEGHSVTKRSGVYGATLDEADTVVLLEMDNNGQLVQDNISTKTGTSTTTTIHWTGVANSNLLQFDGGYEITLLPGGMYMGYPSDISKCIEQLDPFNLEFCWMESPGKRQRLVRTFDSAGLAVSSTYFLETKV